Proteins encoded by one window of Dietzia sp. B32:
- a CDS encoding ATP-dependent Clp protease proteolytic subunit — protein MTSLPSSRYILPSFVEHSSYGVKESNPYNKLFEERIIFLGTQVDDASANDIMAQLLVLEGQDPDRDITMYINSPGGSFTSLMAIYDTMQYVRPDVVTVCLGQAASAAAVLLAAGTKGKRAALPNARVLIHQPATGGIQGQVSDLEIQAAEIERMRRLMETTLAQHTGRSAEQVRKDTDRDKILTAAEAQEYGIIDTVFDYRKLSTGN, from the coding sequence ATGACCTCACTGCCTTCCTCCCGGTACATTCTGCCGTCCTTCGTCGAGCACTCCAGCTACGGCGTCAAGGAGTCCAACCCCTACAACAAGCTCTTCGAGGAGCGCATCATCTTCCTGGGCACCCAGGTCGACGACGCCTCGGCGAACGACATCATGGCCCAGCTGCTGGTCCTCGAGGGTCAGGACCCGGACCGTGACATCACCATGTACATCAACTCGCCGGGTGGCTCGTTCACCTCGCTGATGGCGATCTACGACACCATGCAGTACGTCCGGCCGGACGTCGTGACGGTGTGCCTCGGTCAGGCCGCGTCGGCCGCCGCCGTGCTGCTCGCGGCGGGCACCAAGGGCAAGCGCGCGGCGCTGCCCAATGCTCGCGTCCTCATCCACCAGCCCGCCACGGGTGGCATCCAGGGCCAGGTCTCGGACCTCGAGATCCAGGCCGCGGAGATCGAGCGGATGCGTCGCCTGATGGAGACCACGCTGGCCCAGCACACCGGTCGCTCCGCCGAGCAGGTCCGCAAGGACACCGACCGCGACAAGATCCTCACCGCCGCGGAGGCCCAGGAATACGGGATCATCGACACCGTGTTCGACTACCGCAAGCTGTCGACGGGCAACTGA
- the tig gene encoding trigger factor: MKSTVEQLNPTRVKITVEVPFAELEPDFAKAYKSLAGQVNIPGFRPGKAPAKLLESRIGRPAVLEQVINDMIPSRYSQAVDEHELVVLAQPEIEVTKLEDNDVVEFTAEVDVRPEITLPTYEDLEVTVEAPETDEAAVDAELDNLRARFGTLKGVERGATKGDFLSVDLAATVDGEPVDEASTEGLSYELGSGTLVEGLDDAAEGLKAGESKEFTSSLVAGDHAGKEAVITVTVQSVKERELPEADDEFAQMASEFDTLDELKADLSEKVAQQARAGLAGEIRDKVLDALMEATDVPTPEAVVESEAHAQMHQLIDQFGGDASILDQALAAEGTDRETFEAETREGAARAIRSQLLLDAVAEQNSTDVSQEELTQHILFQAQRYGMDPNQFVQQIQQAGQLGSLFSDVRRSKALADVIQKVTVKDTEGNVVDTSEFFGTVEAADADADAVESDTAAEATADEKDADA; this comes from the coding sequence GTGAAGAGCACTGTCGAGCAGCTCAACCCGACCCGGGTCAAGATCACCGTGGAGGTGCCGTTCGCGGAGCTCGAGCCGGATTTCGCCAAGGCCTACAAGTCGCTCGCCGGCCAGGTCAACATCCCGGGCTTCCGCCCGGGTAAGGCTCCGGCCAAGCTCCTCGAGTCGCGGATCGGCCGGCCGGCCGTCCTCGAGCAGGTCATCAACGACATGATCCCGTCGCGCTACAGCCAGGCCGTCGACGAGCACGAGCTCGTGGTGCTGGCGCAGCCCGAGATCGAGGTGACCAAGCTCGAGGACAACGACGTCGTCGAGTTCACCGCCGAGGTCGACGTCCGTCCGGAGATCACCCTCCCGACCTACGAGGACCTCGAGGTCACCGTGGAGGCCCCGGAGACCGACGAGGCGGCGGTCGACGCCGAGCTCGACAACCTGCGTGCCCGCTTCGGCACGCTCAAGGGCGTCGAGCGTGGCGCCACCAAGGGTGACTTCCTGTCGGTGGACCTCGCTGCGACCGTCGACGGTGAGCCCGTCGATGAGGCCTCCACCGAGGGCCTGTCCTACGAGCTCGGCTCCGGAACCCTCGTCGAGGGCCTGGACGACGCGGCGGAGGGTCTGAAGGCCGGCGAGTCCAAGGAGTTCACCTCCTCGCTCGTCGCCGGCGACCACGCCGGCAAGGAGGCGGTCATCACCGTCACCGTGCAGTCCGTCAAGGAGCGCGAGCTCCCCGAGGCCGACGACGAGTTCGCGCAGATGGCCAGCGAGTTCGACACCCTGGACGAGCTCAAGGCCGACCTGTCGGAGAAGGTCGCGCAGCAGGCCAGGGCCGGCCTCGCGGGCGAGATCCGCGACAAGGTCCTCGACGCCCTGATGGAGGCAACCGACGTGCCGACGCCGGAGGCGGTCGTCGAGTCCGAGGCCCACGCCCAGATGCACCAGCTCATCGACCAGTTCGGTGGCGACGCGTCGATCCTGGACCAGGCGCTGGCCGCCGAGGGCACCGACCGCGAGACGTTCGAGGCCGAGACCCGCGAGGGCGCCGCCCGCGCCATCCGCAGCCAGCTCCTGCTGGACGCCGTCGCCGAGCAGAACTCGACCGACGTCTCGCAGGAGGAGCTCACGCAGCACATCCTGTTCCAGGCCCAGCGCTACGGCATGGACCCCAACCAGTTCGTGCAGCAGATCCAGCAGGCCGGCCAGCTCGGCTCGCTGTTCTCCGACGTCCGCCGGTCCAAGGCCCTGGCCGACGTGATCCAGAAGGTCACCGTCAAGGACACCGAGGGCAACGTGGTCGACACCAGCGAGTTCTTCGGCACCGTTGAGGCCGCCGACGCCGACGCCGACGCCGTCGAGTCCGACACCGCCGCCGAGGCGACCGCGGACGAGAAGGACGCCGACGCCTGA
- a CDS encoding ATP-dependent Clp protease proteolytic subunit: MSEGRFPVAQNGSAAQPGSTQPALSSPGSHGLTLGDSVYERLLQERIIFLGSQVDDDISNRLCAQILLLAAEDPTRDIALYINSPGGSVTAGMAIYDTMQFVECDVATYGMGLAASMGQFLLTAGTKGKRYALPHAKIMMHQPSAGVGGSAADIAIQAEQYAATKREMAELIAFHTGQTFEQVTEDSDRDRWFSAEEAKEYGFVDHVISRASQTGGTAPS; the protein is encoded by the coding sequence ATGAGCGAAGGTAGGTTCCCCGTGGCCCAGAACGGTTCAGCGGCTCAGCCCGGTTCGACGCAGCCCGCACTCAGCTCGCCGGGGTCGCACGGACTCACCCTCGGCGACTCGGTGTACGAGCGCCTCCTGCAGGAGCGGATCATCTTCCTGGGTTCCCAGGTGGACGACGACATCTCCAACCGCCTCTGCGCGCAGATCCTCCTGCTCGCGGCGGAGGACCCCACCCGCGACATCGCGCTGTACATCAACTCGCCCGGTGGTTCGGTGACCGCCGGCATGGCGATCTACGACACGATGCAGTTCGTCGAGTGCGACGTGGCGACCTACGGTATGGGCCTGGCCGCCTCCATGGGCCAGTTCCTGCTGACCGCGGGCACGAAGGGCAAGCGCTACGCCCTCCCGCACGCCAAGATCATGATGCACCAGCCGTCGGCCGGCGTCGGTGGTTCCGCCGCCGACATCGCCATCCAGGCGGAGCAGTACGCCGCCACCAAGCGTGAGATGGCCGAGCTGATCGCCTTCCACACGGGCCAGACCTTCGAGCAGGTCACCGAGGACTCCGACCGTGACCGCTGGTTCTCGGCCGAGGAGGCCAAGGAGTACGGGTTCGTCGACCACGTGATCTCGCGTGCGTCCCAGACCGGCGGTACCGCGCCGTCGTGA